From the Ctenopharyngodon idella isolate HZGC_01 chromosome 3, HZGC01, whole genome shotgun sequence genome, one window contains:
- the ezh1 gene encoding histone-lysine N-methyltransferase EZH1 isoform X1, which translates to MEEVSGPRSCTAKPPRSLLEWKKRVKSEYMRLRQLKRFRKAEEVKALFQSNRRKIEERTELLNEEWSKLRIQSIPLSTTGGSLPNKKLCMVEFGFPSFPNQAVAMRPLTTVAGIPFMYSWSPLQQNFMVEDETFLHNIPYMGDEVLEQDEAFLEELIDNYDGVHGDREGGFINDEIFKELVEALSQYSDPEEEEEEEPTERAENKEEEEEEEEEKGIQKSVAEGPEESKGGFFKRKRRSTAEGRELSTNKKIPHDKIFTAIASMFPYKGTMEELKNKYKDLLEPSSPVKLPPLCTPSMDGPFAKSVQREQSLHSFHTLFCRRCFKYDCFLHPFHASPNVYKRKNKEIRMETEPCGLDCFLLQKGAKEFADQNMLRSQRPRRRRRQPRPSSSCGPSGSGEEGKEGDSDHETTSSSEGNSRCPSPTKLRPGEEGAEESELPPQWSGAEESLFRVLHGTYYNNFCSIARLIGTKTCREVYEFAVKEVLIHRVPLEDGGISPQKKKRKHRLWAKIQLKKDNSSNQVYNYQPCDHPEHPCDSSCPCVMTQNFCEKFCQCDRECPNRFPGCRCKTQCNTKQCPCYLAVRECDPDLCMTCGAADHWDSKQVSCKNCSIQRGLKKHLLLAPSDVAGWGTFIKEPVQKNEFISEYCGELISQDEADRRGRIYDKYMSSFLFNLNNDFVVDATRKGNKIRFANHSVNPNCYAKVVMVNGDHRIGIFAKRSIQRGEELFFDYRYSQADALKYVGIEREVDIV; encoded by the exons ATGGAGGAGGTGTCAGGTCCCCGGTCCTGCACTGCAAAGCCCCCTCGCAGTCTGCTGGAATGGAAGAAGAGAGTCAAGTCTGAGTACATGAGGTTGAGACAGTTGAAACGCTTCCGCAAAGCTGAGGAGGTCAAG GCTCTATTCCAGTCGAATCGCCGTAAGATTGAAGAAAGAACTGAGCTGCTGAATGAGGAATGGTCCAAGCTCCGAATCCAGTCCATTCCTCTGTCCACAACCGGTGGCTCTCTGCCCAACAAAAAG TTGTGCATGGTAGAGTTTGGCTTTCCGTCCTTTCCGAACCAGGCCGTTGCCATGCGTCCCTTGACAACTGTTGCTGGGATACCATTCATGTACTCCTGGTCCCCTTTGCAGCAGAACTTCATG GTGGAAGATGAGACGTTTCTGCATAATATCCCTTACATGGGAGACGAGGTGTTGGAACAGGATGAGGCTTTCCTGGAAGAGCTTATTGATAATTATGATGGGGTGCATGGTGACAGAG AGGGAGGATTCATAAATGATGAGATCTTTAAGGAGCTGGTGGAGGCATTGAGCCAATACTCAGACCcagaggaagaagaggaggaagagccTACAGAGAGGGCAGAGAataaggaggaggaggaggaggaggaggaggagaaaggGATTCAGAAAAGTGTAGCAGAAGGACCTGAGGAGTCAAAAGGGGGCTTCTTCAAGAGAAAGAGGAGGAGCACTGCTGAAG GAAGAGAGCTCTCCACTAATAAGAAGATTCCTCATGACAAGATTTTCACAGCTATTGCGTCCATGTTTCCATACAAAGGCACCATGGAGGAGCTGAAGAACAA ATATAAGGATCTCCTGGAGCCGTCCAGCCCTGTGAAGTTGCCTCCTCTCTGCACGCCCAGCATGGATGGCCCCTTTGCCAAATCTGTTCAGAGAGAGCAAAGTCTGCACTCTTTTCATACGCTTTTCTGTCGCCGCTGCTTTAAATACGACTGCTTCTTGCACC CTTTCCATGCGTCTCCTAATGTATATAAGAGGAAGAATAAAGAGATCCGTATGGAGACAGAGCCCTGTGGACTGGACTGCTTCCTGCTGCAG AAAGGAGCAAAAGAGTTTGCTGATCAAAACATGCTGAGGTCTCAAAGGCCCCGGCGTCGACGCCGACAGCCCCGCCCCTCAAGTTCATGTGGCCCCTCAGGCTCCGGTGAGGAGGGAAAAGAAGGAGACAGCGACCATGAGACCACCAGTTCCTCAG AGGGTAACTCTCGGTGTCCCAGTCCCACCAAACTGAGACCAGGGGAGGAAGGAGCAGAGGAGTCTGAGTTGCCTCCTCAGTGGAGTGGAGCAGAGGAGTCTCTGTTTAGAGTCCTGCACGGCACATATTACAACAACTTCTGCTCTATTGCACGACTCATTGGCACAAAGACGTGTAGAGAG gTATACGAGTTTGCAGTGAAGGAGGTGCTGATTCACCGTGTTCCACTGGAGGATGGTGGGATCTCACCTCAGAAGAAAAAACGAAAGCACAG GTTATGGGCTAAGATACAGCTGAAGAAAG ACAACTCATCCAATCAAGTGTACAATTATCAGCCATGTGACCACCCTGAGCACCCATGTGATAGCTCCTGTCCATGTGTGATGACACAAAACTTTTGTGAGAAATTCTGCCAGTGTGATCGCGAGT GTCCGAATCGGTTTCCTGGCTGTCGCTGCAAGACTCAGTGTAACACCAAGCAGTGTCCGTGTTACCTGGCCGTGCGGGAGTGTGACCCTGACCTCTGCATGACCTGTGGGGCCGCAGACCACTGGGACAGCAAACAGGTCTCTTGCAAGAACTGCAGCATCCAGAGAGGACTCAAGAAG CACCTGCTCCTGGCCCCATCTGATGTTGCAGGGTGGGGTACATTTATCAAAGAGCCAGTCCAGAAGAACGAGTTCATCTCTGAGTACTGTGGAGAG CTTATTTCCCAGGATGAAGCAGACAGGAGGGGCAGAATCTACGACAAGTACATGTCCAGCTTTCTGTTCAACTTGAACAATG ACTTTGTAGTGGATGCCACTCGAAAAGGGAATAAAATACGATTCGCCAACCATTCTGTCAACCCCAACTGTTACGCAAAAG TTGTCATGGTTAACGGCGATCACCGCATCGGAATCTTTGCCAAGCGCTCCATACAACGAGGAGAAGAGCTCTTTTTTGATTACAG GTACAGTCAAGCAGATGCATTGAAGTATGTTGGCATTGAGAGGGAAGTCGACATTGTGTAG
- the ezh1 gene encoding histone-lysine N-methyltransferase EZH1 isoform X2, whose protein sequence is MEEVSGPRSCTAKPPRSLLEWKKRVKSEYMRLRQLKRFRKAEEVKALFQSNRRKIEERTELLNEEWSKLRIQSIPLSTTGGSLPNKKLCMVEFGFPSFPNQAVAMRPLTTVAGIPFMYSWSPLQQNFMVEDETFLHNIPYMGDEVLEQDEAFLEELIDNYDGVHGDREGGFINDEIFKELVEALSQYSDPEEEEEEEPTERAENKEEEEEEEEEKGIQKSVAEGPEESKGGFFKRKRRSTAEGRELSTNKKIPHDKIFTAIASMFPYKGTMEELKNKYKDLLEPSSPVKLPPLCTPSMDGPFAKSVQREQSLHSFHTLFCRRCFKYDCFLHPFHASPNVYKRKNKEIRMETEPCGLDCFLLQKGAKEFADQNMLRSQRPRRRRRQPRPSSSCGPSGSGEEGKEGDSDHETTSSSEGNSRCPSPTKLRPGEEGAEESELPPQWSGAEESLFRVLHGTYYNNFCSIARLIGTKTCREVYEFAVKEVLIHRVPLEDGGISPQKKKRKHRLWAKIQLKKDNSSNQVYNYQPCDHPEHPCDSSCPCVMTQNFCEKFCQCDRECPNRFPGCRCKTQCNTKQCPCYLAVRECDPDLCMTCGAADHWDSKQVSCKNCSIQRGLKKLISQDEADRRGRIYDKYMSSFLFNLNNDFVVDATRKGNKIRFANHSVNPNCYAKVVMVNGDHRIGIFAKRSIQRGEELFFDYRYSQADALKYVGIEREVDIV, encoded by the exons ATGGAGGAGGTGTCAGGTCCCCGGTCCTGCACTGCAAAGCCCCCTCGCAGTCTGCTGGAATGGAAGAAGAGAGTCAAGTCTGAGTACATGAGGTTGAGACAGTTGAAACGCTTCCGCAAAGCTGAGGAGGTCAAG GCTCTATTCCAGTCGAATCGCCGTAAGATTGAAGAAAGAACTGAGCTGCTGAATGAGGAATGGTCCAAGCTCCGAATCCAGTCCATTCCTCTGTCCACAACCGGTGGCTCTCTGCCCAACAAAAAG TTGTGCATGGTAGAGTTTGGCTTTCCGTCCTTTCCGAACCAGGCCGTTGCCATGCGTCCCTTGACAACTGTTGCTGGGATACCATTCATGTACTCCTGGTCCCCTTTGCAGCAGAACTTCATG GTGGAAGATGAGACGTTTCTGCATAATATCCCTTACATGGGAGACGAGGTGTTGGAACAGGATGAGGCTTTCCTGGAAGAGCTTATTGATAATTATGATGGGGTGCATGGTGACAGAG AGGGAGGATTCATAAATGATGAGATCTTTAAGGAGCTGGTGGAGGCATTGAGCCAATACTCAGACCcagaggaagaagaggaggaagagccTACAGAGAGGGCAGAGAataaggaggaggaggaggaggaggaggaggagaaaggGATTCAGAAAAGTGTAGCAGAAGGACCTGAGGAGTCAAAAGGGGGCTTCTTCAAGAGAAAGAGGAGGAGCACTGCTGAAG GAAGAGAGCTCTCCACTAATAAGAAGATTCCTCATGACAAGATTTTCACAGCTATTGCGTCCATGTTTCCATACAAAGGCACCATGGAGGAGCTGAAGAACAA ATATAAGGATCTCCTGGAGCCGTCCAGCCCTGTGAAGTTGCCTCCTCTCTGCACGCCCAGCATGGATGGCCCCTTTGCCAAATCTGTTCAGAGAGAGCAAAGTCTGCACTCTTTTCATACGCTTTTCTGTCGCCGCTGCTTTAAATACGACTGCTTCTTGCACC CTTTCCATGCGTCTCCTAATGTATATAAGAGGAAGAATAAAGAGATCCGTATGGAGACAGAGCCCTGTGGACTGGACTGCTTCCTGCTGCAG AAAGGAGCAAAAGAGTTTGCTGATCAAAACATGCTGAGGTCTCAAAGGCCCCGGCGTCGACGCCGACAGCCCCGCCCCTCAAGTTCATGTGGCCCCTCAGGCTCCGGTGAGGAGGGAAAAGAAGGAGACAGCGACCATGAGACCACCAGTTCCTCAG AGGGTAACTCTCGGTGTCCCAGTCCCACCAAACTGAGACCAGGGGAGGAAGGAGCAGAGGAGTCTGAGTTGCCTCCTCAGTGGAGTGGAGCAGAGGAGTCTCTGTTTAGAGTCCTGCACGGCACATATTACAACAACTTCTGCTCTATTGCACGACTCATTGGCACAAAGACGTGTAGAGAG gTATACGAGTTTGCAGTGAAGGAGGTGCTGATTCACCGTGTTCCACTGGAGGATGGTGGGATCTCACCTCAGAAGAAAAAACGAAAGCACAG GTTATGGGCTAAGATACAGCTGAAGAAAG ACAACTCATCCAATCAAGTGTACAATTATCAGCCATGTGACCACCCTGAGCACCCATGTGATAGCTCCTGTCCATGTGTGATGACACAAAACTTTTGTGAGAAATTCTGCCAGTGTGATCGCGAGT GTCCGAATCGGTTTCCTGGCTGTCGCTGCAAGACTCAGTGTAACACCAAGCAGTGTCCGTGTTACCTGGCCGTGCGGGAGTGTGACCCTGACCTCTGCATGACCTGTGGGGCCGCAGACCACTGGGACAGCAAACAGGTCTCTTGCAAGAACTGCAGCATCCAGAGAGGACTCAAGAAG CTTATTTCCCAGGATGAAGCAGACAGGAGGGGCAGAATCTACGACAAGTACATGTCCAGCTTTCTGTTCAACTTGAACAATG ACTTTGTAGTGGATGCCACTCGAAAAGGGAATAAAATACGATTCGCCAACCATTCTGTCAACCCCAACTGTTACGCAAAAG TTGTCATGGTTAACGGCGATCACCGCATCGGAATCTTTGCCAAGCGCTCCATACAACGAGGAGAAGAGCTCTTTTTTGATTACAG GTACAGTCAAGCAGATGCATTGAAGTATGTTGGCATTGAGAGGGAAGTCGACATTGTGTAG